The window CGTACATGTTCTTCGCCACTCCCCGCTTATTCTTTCGACCACAACAGAGGACGAGCAGAAATTTGCCGAGCCTTGCTGTCAAGGGCAGCTATTTTACGCATAAAGGACCAACGACTCAACATGATCTCTTCAGATGAATGATGGCAAACATGGCTGAACTCGCCCGTTGCCGGCATCGAAGGCCTGAGTTGCGCACCTGAACGCTTGAGTCAAATTGCCCACAGAATCAGCAAGCACTTACGCAGCGCTGATTTGTGCATTGATCACATGCAGCTTTGCCACTGGATCGGCTGCCGCGGTCACCGATCTGCCCACCACCAGATAGTGACTGCCGGCGCGAATGGCTGTCGCAGGGTCGAGCACCCGTTTCTGGTCATGCTGCTCATCTCCCGGCAGTCTGATTCCTGGCGTCACCCGCAAAAACGCGGCATCAACTTCAGGTTCGAGCATGGCCAGATCCTGTGCCGAGCAGACCACGCCCTGCAGACCGGAATCCTCGGCCAGTTTGGCCAGCATCACTGCCCAGTCGGTCGGCGTGCGAGCCACACCAATCTCTTTCAGATCGTACTGATCCAGGCTGGTGAGCGCAGTGACGGCAATCAGCAGCGGCGCTTTGGGGTATCTGGCCAGGGCATTGGCCGCACTCTCCATCATGTGACGACCGCCACTGGCATGGACGTTGACCATCCAGACCCCCAATTCCGCCGCGGCTTGCACCGCCCGTGCGACGGTCTGCGGGATGTCATGGAATTTGAGATCGAGAAAGACCTCATAGCCCCGCTCAATCAGTTTGCCGACAAATTCAGGGCCACTGCGGGTAAACAGCTCTTTTCCCACCTTCAACCGGCAGAGCTGCGGATCGAGCATCTCGACCAGCCGCAGGGCGGCCTGCGGGTCATGGTAATCGAGGGCCAGAATGGTTCTCGGACCTGACGGTGAACTCATCGGTACTCCAGGTTACGACCAAAAATCGGTTTGATGCTGTTCCATTCCCGACAGCTTGGGCATTGCCAATGCACCTTTGTGCCTTTGAAACCGCAATGGCTGCACAGATATTTCGATTTTTCCTCCATGAACTGATCGGACAACTGCTTGAGACTCCTGAACAGCATGGCCAAATCCGTCACTTCCGGCTGAAAGTGGCGCTCCAGCAGGTCGAGCAGAGGCCTGAAACTTGGGAAACGGTGCAACTGCAGAAGCAGGAAATCATAGGTTCGACGTGGCCCATGCACCTGCAACTGAAACTCGGTCGTCACCATGATCATGGCCACCGAGGGGTATTCATCCAGCCAGTTCAGCATCCACTGCTCGACCATGGCGACCGGCGCCAATCTCTGGATGCGATCGAGGAACAGCACGACGGTATCAGCCAGCCACTCGGGCGCCTGCTGCCGCACCCGCCGCAGATGTCGCAATGCAGCCTCCTGGTTGCTCAATTCGAGTTCAAGTGCGGTCAGCAACCAGCTTGCACGCACCGACTTCCGATCGAGCTTGAGCGCCGCTGCCAGGGCTGTGCGAACAGCCGAATGGTCGGCGGTCGCCAAGCCCGCTTCGGCCAGCTCACAGTGATAATGGGCCAATGCGCAGTGCAGGGCGACAAGCCGCTGCTGATTTTTGGCATCAAGGAGCAGCGCGGGCGAACGCAGCAGAGTGCGCATCCGTGCACCGACCGCGATCGCCTCATGCCACTCACGGCTGCCTTGATGAAGCTCCAGCAGCGCCTCCATCGCGGCAATGCGCAGGACCGGATAGCGCTCAACCAGATCATTCAACAGCAACTCGGCCCGGTCATGAAGCCCGGCATGGATGTAATCTTTCGCCAACTCGAAAATCAGCTCGCCATGCAGAGGCGAATCGACCGCAAACCGGTTCAGCAGGGTCTGATGACACTCAATGGCATACTCGACCTCCCCACGCCGACGCAGCAGCGCCGCGATGACGAGGTAGAACTCCACACCGCTTTGGTCCTCGTCGAGAATCTTGGACAACGCGTTGACAAACGAACTCTTTTCGACAGTGATCAAACGGTCCAGATCGGACAGGTAGCGCGCCTGGCTCGCTGCTGGCTCGGTGCGCAAGCGCAATGTCATCGAACGGCGTCCAAACAGCCAGCCCAGCAGCACCGCTGTCAGCAGCAGGCAAAAGAGCAGGAGCGTATCACTCATCGATGCGATGGGCTCGCATCAACGGCCGGGGTTGCAGCACGCTCTTTTTCTCTGGCGTTCTGACGTTCGACAGACGACAGCCGCAACCGCCAGCGTGCCAGCGCAACCGAAGTGACCAGCGACGCAGCACAGGCTCCGGCAAAGAAGGCAAGCACCAACCAGGCGCCCAAAGAGAGTTGCGGAAGCTGCAGGCTCCAGAGCTGTGGCTGCACTGGCGCGCTGTTCTCGGTCATGAACCAAGCCGTCATCGACATCAGCAGCAGGACGGCGATCCATTGGATGGAGTGCTTCAATCGGCGCATGGTCCGCTTAAAAATATCTGGAGATACAATCTGCTGAATGCGTTTTCTCCACAAGCCACCCGATCAAAGAGCAGCGATCGATTCGCTTTGCGAATCAGCGCAGGGCAAACTTTTACTCTATCAGGTCATTGACCCGGTCCCGCAACTCCTTGCCTGGCTTGAAGTGTGGAACGTGCTTGCCCTGCAGCGGCACCGACTCACCCGTCTTGGGATTGCGCGCAACTCTCGGCTGTCGAAAGTGGAGGCAAAAACTGCCAAAGCCACGCACTTCGATCCGTTTACCGGTGGCCAGCACCTGCGACATCTGCTCAAGAATGCAGCGAACCGCCAACTCGACATCCTTGAGTGGAAGCTGCGGCTGCTTCGCAGCGATACGCTCGATAAGCTCGGATCGGGTCATAGGGATTCCGCTCTGGCATCGTTGGCTATTTTCATCTATTGATCAGCGACATGGACTTTACCATGAAGCCCATGTCGCGATCATGGCCATCCTTGGCCAACCTGCTCAGCCCTGGTTTTCCATCTGCGCCTTGATCAGATCACCGATGGTGGTCGGCGATACCGCTTCGGCCTCCTGCTTGCGCAGCTCTTTCAGTGCCTGTTTCTGATCCACGGCATCCTTGGCACGGATCGACAGCGCAATCGCCCGCGTCTTGCGGTCGAGGTTGACGATTTTGGCTTCGATCACATCACCCGGCTTCAGCAGTTGCCGCAGGTCGTCGATGCGATCGCTGCTGGCTTCGGAAGCCTTGAGCGTCGCCTCGACACCCTCGGCCAACTGAACCACCGCACCCTTGGCTTCCACCTCCTGAACGGTGCCGGTCACGACGCTGCCTTTGTCATGTGCATCGGCATAGTCGTTGAACGGGTCGCTCAGCAGCTGCTTGACGCCCAGTGAAATGCGCTCACGCTCGGGATCGATCGACAGAATGACGGTTTCGATGTCATCGCCCTTCTTGTAATGACGAACCGCCTCTTCACCTGCCTCATCCCAGGAGATGTCGGAGAGATGCACCAGACCATCGATGTTGCCTTCCAGGCCGATGAAGATGCCGAAGTCGGTGATCGACTTGATCTTGCCGGAGATGCGGTCACCACGGTTGTAGCTTTCGGAAAACTTCTCCCACGGATTCTGCTTGCACTGCTTGATGCCCAGCGAGATGCGGCGGCGCTCTTCATCGATATCGAGCACCTGAACCTCGACCTCATCGCCGATCTGAACCACTTTCGACGGATGGATGTTCTTGTTGGTCCAATCCATTTCGGAGATGTGAACCAGACCTTCGACTCCCTCTTCGATCTCGACAAAGCAGCCATAGTCGGCCAGGTTGGTGACCTTGCCCATCACGCGGCTTCCAAC of the Pseudomonadales bacterium genome contains:
- the pyrF gene encoding orotidine-5'-phosphate decarboxylase; the encoded protein is MSSPSGPRTILALDYHDPQAALRLVEMLDPQLCRLKVGKELFTRSGPEFVGKLIERGYEVFLDLKFHDIPQTVARAVQAAAELGVWMVNVHASGGRHMMESAANALARYPKAPLLIAVTALTSLDQYDLKEIGVARTPTDWAVMLAKLAEDSGLQGVVCSAQDLAMLEPEVDAAFLRVTPGIRLPGDEQHDQKRVLDPATAIRAGSHYLVVGRSVTAAADPVAKLHVINAQISAA
- the ihfB gene encoding integration host factor subunit beta, whose product is MTRSELIERIAAKQPQLPLKDVELAVRCILEQMSQVLATGKRIEVRGFGSFCLHFRQPRVARNPKTGESVPLQGKHVPHFKPGKELRDRVNDLIE
- the rpsA gene encoding 30S ribosomal protein S1, producing the protein MAESFSELFEQSLKEINMQPGSIVSGTVVDIDSDWITVHAGLKSEGVIPKNQFLNENGELTIQIGDTVKVALEAIEDGYGETRLSREKAKRVEVWQDLEQAFTDETLVKGLINGKVKGGYTVDIQTIRAFLPGSLVDVRPVRDAVDLEGKTLEFKIIKLDQKRNNVVVSRRAVLEQATSAEREALLVSLQEGMEVPGIVKNLTDYGAFVDLGGVDGLLHITDMAWKRIKHPSEIVNVGDEITVKILKFDRERNRVSLGLKQLGEDPWLSIIQRYPVGSRVMGKVTNLADYGCFVEIEEGVEGLVHISEMDWTNKNIHPSKVVQIGDEVEVQVLDIDEERRRISLGIKQCKQNPWEKFSESYNRGDRISGKIKSITDFGIFIGLEGNIDGLVHLSDISWDEAGEEAVRHYKKGDDIETVILSIDPERERISLGVKQLLSDPFNDYADAHDKGSVVTGTVQEVEAKGAVVQLAEGVEATLKASEASSDRIDDLRQLLKPGDVIEAKIVNLDRKTRAIALSIRAKDAVDQKQALKELRKQEAEAVSPTTIGDLIKAQMENQG
- a CDS encoding LapA family protein; this translates as MWRKRIQQIVSPDIFKRTMRRLKHSIQWIAVLLLMSMTAWFMTENSAPVQPQLWSLQLPQLSLGAWLVLAFFAGACAASLVTSVALARWRLRLSSVERQNAREKERAATPAVDASPSHR